CCGCCGCTACCTGAAGAAGGAGAAGCAGCATGATCACCTACGTCAAGACCCGACGCGTCAACCGCAGCGCAGAAGCTGCTTTCGATGTCATCGGAACGCATGTCTTCGAGAATCATCCGCGGTGGGAAGCTGAAGTCGTCGCAATACGACGTCTCGACGACGGCCCAGCGGGAGTGGGCGGCCGGGCCGTGATGGTCCGGTCCGAGCACGGGCGAACGAGCGAGACGGCATACTCGATCACCGAGTTCGACCCTCCGCGGCGGATCGCGTTCGACCATCCCGGATCGCCGCTGGGCTTCGCGCTCTCGACGACGATCACACCGGTGTCGTCGACATCCTGCGACGTCACCACGCGAGTCACCATGCAACCGCGCGGCTGGGTACGGCTGCTTGAGCCCCTCCTCCGACTCGGCTCAGCTCGCCGCGGAGATCGACTGACGTCAGAGCAGGCGCGGGTCATCGAGCAGTCCACTTCGGCAGTATCCACGATCGATTCAAAGGAGCCGGAGCAATGACCGCGACTGGTCGGCGCGGCGACCGCCCGAAAGCCGACCGGGGCACCGGAAGGGGGGTGCTGCACGTCAATCCGGCCATCAGTCTCCAGCCTGCCGTCCCGATGATCTATCTGGCGGCCGCGGCGGAGCCGCGCGTGGAGTACAGCTGGGCGACTCCGGAGTATGCCGCCCGATATCCCGGTGTCCTGCAGACGTTCGTGGACCGCTTCGCGCCGGCGAACTCCGCAGTGTGGATTCCCCACACTTCATGGAGGCGGCGATTCCCGAGGAGGTCGCCGACACCGTGCGAGAGGTGGCGGACATGGCGTCCGCGGACTGACGCAGCCCTACCGGCACAGCCCTTCGTCGCTGCGGGAACCGCGTGAACGTGAGACGGCGATTAGGCGGCGTCGGTGCGAAGGGCCAGCATCTTCCTATGCGATCTCCCGGGAAGGTCCTCCTGCGACTGTGGCGCCGGCTGAGCCCGCTGCCCGGCGGCACCTGGCTCTTCTCCCTGATCTTCGGCTGGCGCGTGCCCTATTCGCGGTCGGTGCGCCCGCACATCCGCGTACTCGCGCCAGGTCACGCCGAGGTCGAAATCCCGGACCGGCGCGCCAACCGGCAGCACCTTGGCTCTGTCCACGCCGTGGCGCTCGTTAACGTCGCGGAGCAGGCCAGTGGTCTCGCGCTGCTGACGGACCTTCCCGACGGCACCCGAGGCATCGTCTCCGCGATGTCGGTGCAGTACTTCAAGAAGGCGCGTGGCTCCATCCGCGCGGTGTGTCATGTCACCGCGCCCGCGGTCACAGGGGACACGGATTTCGACGTCACTGCTGACTGCATCGACCGCAGCGGCGAGGTCGTGGCTCGAGCCACCGTGCGCTGGCGGCTCGGCTTACAGGGCTGATCCTCGCGGCCGCGGTTGTCCTCATCCCGGTCAGGGAACGCGGACCCCGGCAAACGTCGTGCGCGAGCGAAGCGCGAAGCCGAGACGCTCGTATGCCGCGATCGCTCCGACATTCGTCGCCGCCGCGTGCATGAGCGCACGGTCTCCCCGCTGCTGGATGTGGAACGCGGCATCCAGCACGAGCCGTGATGCCAGCCCCTGCCGCCGGTACGCATCGTCGGTGGAGACCGCACTGATCTCTGTCCAGCCAGCCGGGTGCAGGCGCTCGCCCGCCATCGCCACGAGACGCCCTTCGCGACGGAATCCGATGTAGCGCCCGAGTTCATGCGTGCGCGGCAGGAAGGGGCCAGGCTGGTTGCGTTCGACCAGCGCGAGCATCTCCGGCACGTCGGCCACCCCGAGGAGGACAGTTTCTGGGTCCGGTACCGGGTGGAGCGCGTCGGTCTCGACGAGCTGCACTCCTTCGCCGCGCCACAATTCCTCCCAGCCATCGGGGAAATCGGGCACACCGCCGGACAGACCGATCTCCGCCCCGTGTCCGACCAGGTCGATCAGTGAATCCCATACCCGCGCATCATCCCAACTCCGCACCGCCACGAAGGGGGCGACGTCGGACTGGTAGCGGCGCACCAGGTCATCACCCTCCGCGAAGCGCGCGTGGGGACCGGACAGCGCGTGCCAGGCGGCATTGTCGAGCACGGTGGCATCGTGATGAGGGGATAGGACTTCTGTCATGTCTGGCGTGCTCCGGTTCGCTGTTGCCCGCCGGCTGGCTGCGTGATCGGGTTCCGCGATGATCCGGACAGGCCACTGTGGCAACGACGGCGGTCGACGCGGCATTCCGCGTCGTGCGATCCGGAATCGATGCGGCTCGTGACGACACGTCCCCGGTGAGGATCGACCTGCGGGCATTCGTCCGACGGGCCCGTCGATACACTCCCTGGGTGCGTGTCCGTCCGATCGACCTCGTCGATGTCCTGATCTACCTGGTGGTGCTCGGAGTCTTCATCCAGCTGTTCCCGGACGTCATCTCCGAATCGTTCTTGTTGGCCCTTCTGACCGCGATCCTGCTGAAGGTCGTACTCGAGGTGGTGCTGTGGGCGAAGAAGAAGATCGTGAACAGGATCCGGACGGCCAAGACATCCGCGGTTCGCATCGTCAGTGCGATCACTCTCCTGCTTGTGCTTCCGGGGAGCAAGTTCCTCGTGCTCGAGCTGGTCGCGCTCGTTTTCGGCGACGCCGTCCGCCTCGGCGGCTTCTTCCAGGTGACCGCGCTGATCATCGTTCTCATGCTCGCCCGCGGAGGTGTGCGACGCCTCCTTGCGAAGGCAGACACGACCTCGACGCAAGCCTGATCGGAGCCGGCGGGCTGATCCGGCGAAGGATCCCGGTGATCCCGCTGACCAGGTCGAGGGCGCCCGCGAGCGCCTCGATCTGCGATCAGTGCGCCATCGACAGGGCGTCCGGGCGGGCGTACGCTGACGCTCATCACCCAGGAGCGACAGTGAAAAGGCGCCACGCAGAACACGCCATCAGCGAAGACGAGCGGATCGCTCGGTATGCCTATGTCCTCGGGAACGTTCCCGCGAGTATCGCCGACAGAGCGTACGCGGCCGCCTACACGCGGCTTTCCGCAGCGCAACGGCGGGAGATCGTCGGCCAGTTGCGCTCGGAGTTGCCCGTCGCCCCGCAGGAACCGGCATCCGACGACCCGAACGAGTTCGCCGTGCTCATGCGCGATCTGCACGCGCGCAACGCGCTGGTCCGCATTCCCGGTGCGGCCATCATCGCGACCGAGTTCGTCGCGAGCCCTCCGATCGTCGCCTACTTCACGACAGGCGCAGGGTCGGTGACCATGGACCAGCAGCCGCCCTGGGTGCACGATCTGGCCGGTCACGAAACCGCCCCCATCGATGGAGGAAGAATCCACCACCGCCGTGGGGCGAACTCGGGCGAGTGGTACGGGAGCTGAGGGCGACGAGGCTCAATCGAGGGTTCCCGATACCCGCCCCCGTTGGGGACCGGCGCCCTCACGGGCAGACGCGGACCCTGCGCCCCTCGAAGGTGACGATGTCGCCGAGCTGAAGCTGCCGTCCGCGGCGACGGTCGACCTCGCCGTTCACGCTCACGTAGCCGTCGATGATGGCCTCTTTGACGTCTCCACCGGAGTCGAGGAGCCCAGCGAACTTCAGGAACTGCCCGAGGCGGATGATCTCGCCGCCGATCGGAACGTCGTCGATCGGAGCCGGGTTCGTCATGCCGGAATGCTAGCCGACCAGGTCCTGCCCGCAGGACCGTCGGGTTCCGCGCAAGGTCACGCGACCTATGACAGCCGTCAGGGATGAGCCGGCGGGCGGTTCCCGAGATCGCGCGCGTCAGGCGCTCTCTGCGAGAGTCCGGTCAGCCACCGCCGCTGCTCGCGCGTGAGGAGGATGGCGAAGATACCCCAGAGGCCGATGTCGTCTACGAAGCCCAAGGGGCCGAGTACAAGTTCGGGGATCAGGTCGATCGGCGCGAACGTGTAGATGACAGCGGCGATCGCGGCGACCCACGTCGTCGGCGCGACGCGATGCTGCCGCCTCTTGACGGCCTTGAGGAAACTCCACCACATTCGCCCAGTGTGCGCCAGGACGTGAACAATGCCGGACTGCTGCGGAAGTTTGACTGCAAGTTCACAGCGATCACCAAGTCTTGAGTGATCTCGGTGATACCCCGGTGCGCCTTGATGAGGTCCGCTGTCCCGGCCGAATCTCCTGCCCCTGTGGCGCAAGTGCGTCGGCCGGGAACGCGATCAGGCAGACTCGTCGTTCGCGGTCGCTTCGATCCAGTCGACTGCTTCGTCGGAGAGATAGAACCCCTCGGTTCCGGCTTCACCGATCCACCACGCGTCCGATGTCAATGACCCGCCTGCTGCCACGATCTTGCTCAAGACCTCTGTGGAGACGGCGTCGCCGTTGTGGGCAATCAGCCACGCCTGCGCGTCACCGTCCAGCAGCGGCCACCACTCGATGGTTTTCATCCGCTCAGACTGTCATCGATGGGCGCCGACCGTAAGGTGACAGCCGTCGAGCCATCGTCCCCGCGAGCTCGACCGCTACCGCGAGACGCCAGCGCATCGCGGAGCGTGAATCGCGTGGCGGCCCGGGTTGTCCGACGGGCCGTCAGGCGCAAGAC
The nucleotide sequence above comes from Microbacterium terregens. Encoded proteins:
- a CDS encoding GNAT family N-acetyltransferase; this encodes MTEVLSPHHDATVLDNAAWHALSGPHARFAEGDDLVRRYQSDVAPFVAVRSWDDARVWDSLIDLVGHGAEIGLSGGVPDFPDGWEELWRGEGVQLVETDALHPVPDPETVLLGVADVPEMLALVERNQPGPFLPRTHELGRYIGFRREGRLVAMAGERLHPAGWTEISAVSTDDAYRRQGLASRLVLDAAFHIQQRGDRALMHAAATNVGAIAAYERLGFALRSRTTFAGVRVP
- a CDS encoding YkvA family protein → MWWSFLKAVKRRQHRVAPTTWVAAIAAVIYTFAPIDLIPELVLGPLGFVDDIGLWGIFAILLTREQRRWLTGLSQRAPDARDLGNRPPAHP
- a CDS encoding RNA-binding S4 domain-containing protein, whose translation is MTNPAPIDDVPIGGEIIRLGQFLKFAGLLDSGGDVKEAIIDGYVSVNGEVDRRRGRQLQLGDIVTFEGRRVRVCP
- a CDS encoding hotdog fold domain-containing protein; translation: MRSPGKVLLRLWRRLSPLPGGTWLFSLIFGWRVPYSRSVRPHIRVLAPGHAEVEIPDRRANRQHLGSVHAVALVNVAEQASGLALLTDLPDGTRGIVSAMSVQYFKKARGSIRAVCHVTAPAVTGDTDFDVTADCIDRSGEVVARATVRWRLGLQG
- a CDS encoding SRPBCC family protein; this translates as MITYVKTRRVNRSAEAAFDVIGTHVFENHPRWEAEVVAIRRLDDGPAGVGGRAVMVRSEHGRTSETAYSITEFDPPRRIAFDHPGSPLGFALSTTITPVSSTSCDVTTRVTMQPRGWVRLLEPLLRLGSARRGDRLTSEQARVIEQSTSAVSTIDSKEPEQ